The DNA region TTGTTCAAAAGTATTGTCAATAGTAAAAATTGTGAACCTGTTTTATCCGGAATACAGCTTGCGTATAAAGGTATCAGAGGATAAAATCATACGACTTTGAATACCACGGACAGATAACAGGCGGCATTTTATGAATTCGGAGCAAAAATTACGGCAGTTTGAGGTGGTGCAGGAACAGCTGTCGGCCATAGATGCGATTAGTAACCTCCTGACCAGTTCCAGCTTTGACCTTGAGACCCTGTTAAATGAGATAGTTGAGATTGCGGCGCAGACGTTGGAATCTAGCGCCAGTTCGCTACGGCTCTATAATCCTGATCGGGGTGTAATGGAGCTGAAAGCCGTGCGAGGCCTGAGTAATCAGTATATCGAGAAGGGGCCGATTGTTGCAGAGAAAAGCATTTATAAGGAGATGATCGAGAACAGGAACCAGGGTGGCTCAGTCGTGCAGGTATCCGATGTCTCCGTTGATGAGCGGGTGCAATATCTGGAAGAGGCACTCGAAGAGGGGATCAAATCTATGCTGGCCCTGCCGATGCTCCAGGACGGAAAGGTGATTGGGGCCATCTCCATTTTTATGTCCGAGCCACACGAGTTTGACCGGGAGGAGATCCGGACGTTTAAAATCCTGGCGAACCAGGCTGCAGCAGCCATCAGCATCGCACGGTTACACCGGGATTTGATGAGCCTTGAAGCCATTGAACATGAGCTGAAAATTGCAGCGGATATACAGAACCGGTTTATGCCGTCCACAGTCCCGGATATCGAGGGCATGAGTTTGGCGGGATGGAATCGTGCCTGTCAGGAAGTCGGCGGCGATTTTTACGATTATATTGAATTGCCGGAAGATAATATCGGCATAGCGCTGGGTGACGTGTCCGGGAAAGGCATTCCGGCCGCGCTGCTCATGGCGGCGGTCCGGACGTCCCTGCGGGTACAAGCGGAAAACGTTTACTCAATGAGCGAGGTAATTCGACGGGTCAACAAGGCGCTCATCAAGGATACGAACCTGGAAGAGTTTACGACGCTTTTTTATGCAGTGCTGGACACCTCCAACTGGATGATGACCTATATCAATGCAGGACACAATCCGCCGCTGCTTTTCCGAAATGGCGACCTGATTCGTCTCCGGACCGGGGGGGTGCCGGTGGGGTTGTTTACGGACGCGGTCTACAAGCAGGAAACGATTGAAATTCTCCCGGGTGATATGCTGGTAGTGTATTCGGACGGATTTTCCGAGGCACCGGATGCCAACTGGGATGAATTCGGGGAACATCGGATCATCGATGTGATCCGTCAAAACTGTGATTTACATCCTGCTGATATCATCAATAAACTGGAAGAGGCCGTGACCGATTACCTCTCCACCGAAGTGAATTACAGCGATGATCGCACGGTTGTTATTCTGAAGGCATTGGACAAGAAATAGTAGCAAATTGCCCCCGAATCCGGAATCGGGTTGAATTACCGCCGAATCGCATTTGCCTTCGGTGGGACTCAACATATTTGTGTACCTGTTCGAAGTTTTAGTTTATCTTGACTGAAAAATCAAACACCGCTATTATTTAGTTCAGTACTGCCGCACGTGTCAGACCTATCAACACAAACAATCCGAGACATAAACGGAATGGAGGAACTGCCATGAAACTCTTAAAGGTGTGGTTGCTTTTTCACTGAATACCAGTATCAGCTGGATGTACGATAAACTGAAACCTGACCCGGCCGGCATATAAAGACCAAGTTGAGTTCGAGGGATGCGGTGTGCTGTATCCGAGAACGGACGTTGTAATATGAGTCGGTGATTTATAAAGCGGTGATAGTATTGGACCAAAAAAGGGTGTCGATGTGACTACGACACCCTTTTTTTACATTCGGTGAAAAATCCTTTTTATTTCTGAAATCTGATCACATCAGCACGTACGTTCACTGTGAGTTTGGTGTAAAAGAACAGGTTTAGCATCTCTGAATCATAACGCACGTTGGCCAGAGCTATGGGTTCACCTTCGGTGCTGCCGGCAGTGGCTTTCACATTATTCCAGAGATCACTAAGAGCTTCCTGATAGACAGCGCCCGTCCCTTCCACCCGGAAAATTCCCATAGCGTTGCTCGCCGCTCCAAATGAGTAACTCGCCCCCATGAGGAATGCCAGGCTGGATGAGCCAGTCACATCGGTGGCAACAATTTTATAGTTTGCCTCGGATAGCTCCACGCTGGTCTGATGGGATGATAGAAAGGCGCCGCTGTTCGCACAGCCAGAGACAAAAAACAACGCTATAAGGCCTGAAATTAAGAGGACAGGTTTACTACGCATAGAATTCTCCTTTGAATAAGAATTAAACAGAAAAAATACTCTTCTCTGTCACAATTATTAACGGTTACATATAATATTATTCTGAAATTCAGAGAAAAGAAATGAATATTTTTATTTGATGAGCAGCATCCTTTTTGTGTGTTGATACCCTCCTGCTTTTATCGTATACAGGTAGATGCCACTGGCCAGGTCCGAGCCATCGAATGGGACGGTATATTCTCCGGGCGACATGACTGAATCCACTAGCCGGCCGATCTCCGCCCCCCGGAGATTATATGCCGCGATCGTGACCCATGTTCGCACCGGAACAGTAAAGGAGATATAAGTCACCGGATTAAACGGGTTCGGATAATTCTGGCTGACGGTAAACCCGGTCGGGAGTTCGGTTTCATCCATCACAGAAACCGGTACATTGCTGCTGCGCCACATGCCGCCGCCGGCGGTGGTAGCATAGACTTCCTGTGGCTCATGTGGATTGAACCGGGCCGCATTGAAGAAGGTATGGGCCACTTCGTGTGAGATGACATCCCAAGTGGTTCCGTTATCGTCGCTCAGGTACAGCGCCCCGCCTTTCCCGGTATTGTCATATTTGTACCACTGCTGTCCGGCGGCAAGGAGCACATTGTCGTAAATCGGATGGAGTTGTACGTCGATTACCCTGGAATGATCCAGGATATCCTCCCAGGTGTCACCACCGTCAGCGGACCGGGCCAGCGCGCCGGCATAATTCCACTCAAAATTATCCGTATTTGATGCATATACCGTACTGGTGCGATCCACGTAGACCGCCATCACGTCGCCGGCCGGAAAATCACTGACCAGCGACCAGTTGGCGCCACCGTCTGTTGTTTTGTACAGGCTCTTTTCCTCCGCGCCCCAGTGATTCAGCCCGAGATACAGCACATCTGAGTTGTTCGGATCGATGGCGATTTCCCAGACCAGTTCCGCATCAGAGCCGAGACCCGTGTTCACCGCGGACCAGGTTCCACCGCTGTTCGTGGATTTGTACACGCCGTGATGATAAATCGCAGCATACAGGGTGCGGTTGCCTGGGGACCCCGATTGCTGATCCAGCACCAGGTCACTGCGACCGTTCGGGAGGTCGCCGGTAATATCGGTTTGTGTTGCGCCCATATCATCGCTGTAAACGATGCCGCCGGATGAAAATCCCTCATCATATCCGCCCTGAGAACCTTGATAGCGGCTGATGTACAGGTCGCCATTTTCGATGTCCACTCGGATATCCTTCACCGCATCCACATCGGAGAGGTTACCGATATCCGGATCCTGGTGCGGGTCGAGACGATGGTAGGAATAGCCGGCATCATCGGAGCGGAACAGTCCCATATCATCGTATCCGACGTACACGACATCCGGATCACTGGGATCAAATGCGACAGTTTCGGTGTTCATAAGTTCAAGTCCGTTCCCGTGCCAGGCTCCGTCGACATCCGCAGCGTATTTTTGCCCCCACGTCCAGCCACCATCATCGCTCATATCGACTTGGATGCCAATTGATGTGAGACGACTCGTATCCGAAGGCGAATATTTTATGCCAAAGATATACGGGTCCCAGTGCCAGTCTGATTCAAGCCAGCCCCCCATGGTATGAGCTGAGGCCATGTACTCCCACTCGTTTCCGAGATCCCAGGTGATGTACAGGCCGGGATCTTCGTATCCGCTGCCCTGAGTCATTCCGGTCACGATCATTTCCGGATTTTTTGGGTTCACGTCAAACTTCCAGTAATTGTAAAACAGGTTGTCCCAGCGATCATAAG from Candidatus Neomarinimicrobiota bacterium includes:
- a CDS encoding SpoIIE family protein phosphatase; this translates as MNSEQKLRQFEVVQEQLSAIDAISNLLTSSSFDLETLLNEIVEIAAQTLESSASSLRLYNPDRGVMELKAVRGLSNQYIEKGPIVAEKSIYKEMIENRNQGGSVVQVSDVSVDERVQYLEEALEEGIKSMLALPMLQDGKVIGAISIFMSEPHEFDREEIRTFKILANQAAAAISIARLHRDLMSLEAIEHELKIAADIQNRFMPSTVPDIEGMSLAGWNRACQEVGGDFYDYIELPEDNIGIALGDVSGKGIPAALLMAAVRTSLRVQAENVYSMSEVIRRVNKALIKDTNLEEFTTLFYAVLDTSNWMMTYINAGHNPPLLFRNGDLIRLRTGGVPVGLFTDAVYKQETIEILPGDMLVVYSDGFSEAPDANWDEFGEHRIIDVIRQNCDLHPADIINKLEEAVTDYLSTEVNYSDDRTVVILKALDKK
- a CDS encoding T9SS type A sorting domain-containing protein, with translation MFVLQKNRLFLLLVALPCFLFSQVTWENIGPGGGSDLHFMEVHPENADIIYIGGDIMGIFKTTDGGESWTNINGNLAQSLYGGDVYWMNDIVLDPADPQTIYIATSVGLFRSTTGGGNWEMLYPDVIDNEDAPRSVGTVAMDSTKYRMFIGLGNAASGSWGDFEQTPNGADYWGVFRSVGAGDSWKELSVGLADGAHIHSIVIHPDDPNKVILSSTDGIYKSTNGGDTWSPSNTGLPHTDALQMIGRHYWEQYGLYLSIKTHGTPGDSTTFQGGLFMSTDFGDTWTDITGNLPTYDRWDNLFYNYWKFDVNPKNPEMIVTGMTQGSGYEDPGLYITWDLGNEWEYMASAHTMGGWLESDWHWDPYIFGIKYSPSDTSRLTSIGIQVDMSDDGGWTWGQKYAADVDGAWHGNGLELMNTETVAFDPSDPDVVYVGYDDMGLFRSDDAGYSYHRLDPHQDPDIGNLSDVDAVKDIRVDIENGDLYISRYQGSQGGYDEGFSSGGIVYSDDMGATQTDITGDLPNGRSDLVLDQQSGSPGNRTLYAAIYHHGVYKSTNSGGTWSAVNTGLGSDAELVWEIAIDPNNSDVLYLGLNHWGAEEKSLYKTTDGGANWSLVSDFPAGDVMAVYVDRTSTVYASNTDNFEWNYAGALARSADGGDTWEDILDHSRVIDVQLHPIYDNVLLAAGQQWYKYDNTGKGGALYLSDDNGTTWDVISHEVAHTFFNAARFNPHEPQEVYATTAGGGMWRSSNVPVSVMDETELPTGFTVSQNYPNPFNPVTYISFTVPVRTWVTIAAYNLRGAEIGRLVDSVMSPGEYTVPFDGSDLASGIYLYTIKAGGYQHTKRMLLIK